From a single Petrotoga sp. 9PW.55.5.1 genomic region:
- a CDS encoding TIGR00153 family protein codes for MKLFFGKKEEKVIKLFTKHLEKVEEGISLLNNLVESYLETDMKKSEEILERISKTESEADDLRRKTESEMYGGAFLPNFRGELLELVESVDKVMNKIQSVAEIIVFQKPKIPDEFKESFLKQIQMVRKTYKYLKKSIESVFENIEESGGFIQKVEEMEHKEDIIEKEILKSLFTMKNLNLADKLQLKELFMQIGDIADRAEDASDKVEIIILKRSIK; via the coding sequence ATGAAACTTTTTTTTGGGAAAAAAGAAGAAAAAGTAATAAAATTATTCACAAAACACCTTGAAAAAGTTGAGGAAGGTATTTCTTTGCTCAACAATCTTGTAGAATCATACTTAGAAACAGATATGAAAAAATCGGAAGAAATTTTGGAAAGAATATCAAAAACTGAGAGTGAAGCAGATGATCTTAGAAGGAAAACTGAAAGCGAAATGTATGGTGGTGCCTTTTTACCTAATTTTCGCGGGGAACTTCTAGAATTGGTTGAATCTGTTGACAAAGTAATGAATAAAATACAGTCAGTAGCAGAAATAATAGTTTTTCAAAAACCTAAAATACCGGATGAATTTAAAGAAAGTTTTTTAAAGCAAATCCAAATGGTAAGGAAAACTTATAAATATTTAAAAAAATCGATCGAATCAGTTTTTGAAAACATAGAAGAAAGCGGAGGGTTTATTCAAAAAGTAGAAGAAATGGAACATAAAGAAGATATTATCGAAAAAGAGATTTTGAAATCATTATTTACTATGAAAAATCTTAATCTAGCTGATAAATTACAATTGAAAGAACTTTTTATGCAAATAGGAGATATTGCTGATCGAGCTGAAGACGCATCAGATAAGGTAGAAATAATCATTTTAAAAAGAAGTATCAAATAA
- the aspS gene encoding aspartate--tRNA ligase — protein sequence MFQKRTHTCGQINKNDVDKFVILNGWIDRVRDLGGVIFVLIRDRYGKTQVVFDSNENKELYQKALKIKNEYVVSIEGKVRLRPEKDINPNMSTGEIEVLARDLKIISESETPPIYVNKEEDISDNLRLKYRYLDLRKERMQRNLIVRHHVMKATRDYLSSQGFLEIETPYLTKSTPEGARDFLVPSRLKPGNFYALPQSPQLFKQLLMVSGFDKYFQIARCFRDEDFRADRQPEFTQIDLEASFVEKEDIFEITENLIKDVFEKSIDYGKLDIPFKKYTYEEVMEKYGSDKPDLRYEMEFIDLTEYFQKTEVNFIKEAIESGNILKGFIVPEKANVFSRKKFDELTKTAKELGSNGLIYIANGEEIRSNIKKVAGKEINILKEHGIIKKGDVLFLLLGERNKINKILGQLRVKLIKEEHEIKEGVSILWVTDFPMFSWDEEEQKVVAEHHPFTMPNIEDLEKYGEIDPLKIRSESYDLVINGFEMASGSIRIHKKEIQEKIFKILGFSSEEANDKFGFLLEAFKYGAPPHGGIAIGMDRLVSILVGEESIKEVIAFPKTASGTDPMTGAPSSVDEKQLEELKLLLKNKQ from the coding sequence TTGTTTCAAAAAAGAACACACACATGTGGCCAAATAAATAAGAACGATGTAGATAAATTTGTTATTTTAAATGGTTGGATAGATAGAGTTAGAGATTTAGGTGGGGTCATTTTTGTTCTAATTAGGGATAGATATGGTAAAACCCAAGTGGTTTTTGATTCAAATGAGAATAAAGAACTTTATCAAAAAGCACTCAAAATTAAAAATGAATATGTCGTTTCAATAGAGGGTAAAGTTAGATTAAGGCCAGAGAAAGATATAAATCCAAATATGTCAACGGGTGAAATTGAGGTTTTGGCACGGGATTTAAAAATTATTTCCGAATCAGAAACCCCTCCCATTTATGTAAATAAGGAAGAAGATATATCCGATAATTTAAGATTAAAGTATAGGTATTTAGATTTAAGAAAAGAAAGAATGCAAAGAAATCTAATAGTGAGACATCATGTAATGAAGGCTACAAGAGATTATCTAAGCTCTCAAGGATTTTTAGAAATAGAAACACCTTATCTTACAAAATCTACGCCAGAAGGTGCCAGAGATTTCCTAGTACCTTCTAGGCTAAAACCTGGTAATTTTTACGCTTTACCTCAATCTCCTCAATTATTTAAACAGCTACTTATGGTATCAGGTTTTGATAAATACTTTCAAATAGCTCGTTGTTTTAGAGACGAAGATTTTAGAGCAGATAGACAACCAGAATTCACCCAGATAGATTTAGAAGCCTCTTTTGTTGAAAAAGAAGATATATTTGAAATTACTGAGAATTTGATTAAAGACGTTTTTGAAAAATCGATTGATTATGGAAAGTTAGATATTCCCTTTAAAAAATATACTTATGAAGAAGTAATGGAGAAGTATGGTTCTGACAAACCGGATCTTCGCTACGAAATGGAATTCATTGACTTGACGGAATATTTTCAAAAAACCGAAGTAAATTTCATAAAAGAGGCTATTGAATCTGGTAATATTTTAAAAGGTTTTATTGTACCTGAAAAGGCGAATGTTTTTTCAAGGAAAAAGTTTGATGAATTAACAAAAACTGCTAAAGAACTTGGTAGTAATGGGTTGATTTATATTGCTAATGGAGAAGAAATTAGATCAAATATCAAAAAAGTTGCTGGAAAAGAGATTAATATACTGAAAGAACATGGTATAATAAAAAAAGGAGATGTACTATTCCTTCTTTTAGGTGAGAGAAATAAGATAAATAAAATACTTGGCCAACTAAGAGTTAAATTGATAAAAGAAGAGCATGAAATAAAAGAAGGAGTAAGTATTTTGTGGGTGACAGATTTTCCGATGTTTTCATGGGATGAGGAAGAGCAAAAGGTAGTAGCAGAACACCACCCTTTTACTATGCCTAATATTGAGGATCTTGAAAAATATGGTGAAATTGATCCTTTAAAAATAAGATCAGAATCATACGACTTGGTAATAAATGGCTTTGAAATGGCTAGTGGAAGTATTAGAATTCACAAAAAAGAAATTCAGGAGAAAATTTTTAAAATTTTGGGTTTTAGTAGTGAAGAGGCTAATGATAAATTTGGTTTTTTGCTAGAAGCTTTCAAATACGGAGCTCCTCCCCATGGAGGAATAGCAATAGGGATGGATAGATTAGTAAGTATATTAGTTGGAGAAGAATCAATAAAAGAGGTAATCGCTTTCCCTAAAACGGCGTCTGGGACAGACCCAATGACTGGGGCTCCTTCGTCAGTTGATGAAAAACAATTAGAGGAACTAAAACTTCTATTAAAAAATAAACAATAA
- a CDS encoding response regulator — MAKILIVDDEENIRMLMKEELEEAGFEVLTVANAKSALEKLSSEPDIDIVCTDIEMPDVNGLALASEIRKKYPNKKIIFLTAYSHYKSEMASWAGDAYVVKSMDLTEIKDTIENLLKIQ; from the coding sequence TTGGCCAAAATACTTATAGTTGATGATGAAGAAAACATAAGAATGTTAATGAAAGAAGAACTTGAAGAAGCTGGTTTTGAAGTACTAACTGTAGCCAATGCTAAAAGTGCATTAGAAAAGTTGAGTAGTGAACCAGACATTGATATTGTTTGCACAGATATAGAAATGCCTGATGTGAATGGATTGGCACTAGCTAGTGAAATTAGGAAGAAATATCCTAATAAAAAGATAATCTTTTTAACAGCTTATTCACATTATAAAAGTGAAATGGCTTCTTGGGCTGGAGATGCCTATGTTGTTAAGTCTATGGACTTAACTGAGATCAAAGACACAATAGAAAATCTTTTAAAAATACAATAA
- the ileS gene encoding isoleucine--tRNA ligase produces the protein MDYKDTINLPKTSFKMKANLKEKEPEILKKWEDLKIAEYISENRIGAPKYILHDGPPYANGDIHMGTALNKILKDIVLKYQTLKGYDAPYVPGWDTHGLPIEHSVTTKFRDKTKNMNKIEIRKLCEEYALNFVDKQRESFKRLGVIGFWDDPYLTLNPNYEAKVLEVLKSLVDSDNIYRGRKPIYWCTECQTALAEAEVEYHDHKSDSIYVKFPLVGHDSTYVIIWTTTPWTLPANVAIAFHPSFEYVKVEVNNEYWILAKELVEKTMNEAKIDNYKIVKTFKGQDLEGMKAKHPFIERESELVLADYVTLEEGTGCVHTAPGHGAEDYITGKKYDLPVLSPVDSRGYFTDEAGKYAGLKIWQANEVIINDLKESGHLISSGKITHTYPHCWRCKNPVIFRATYQWFIDLEKNNYRERVLEEIKKVNWIPKWGENRISSMVKERPDWVISRQRAWGIPIPAVRCDDCGEVFLNSKIVDHVIDIVRKEGTNAWFEKETKDLLPEEFKCPNCGGTNLTKEEDILDVWIDSGSSFEAVVNAREKLNKFPVDLYLEGSDQHRGWFQSSIFLSVAKHNKAPYNAVLTHGFIKDEEGKKMSKSLGNVVNPQQVIDKYGADILRLWVASADYRMDIRISHNILQQQVETYRKLRNTFRFLLGNINDFNPDEDRVSYEDMLEIDKWAMMKLHSLIKAVTQAYNNYEFYKVHYLLNNFCTIDMSSIYLDIIKDRLYVEGKKSFLRRSAQTVLYETLLNLNIMISPILSFTSEEVYEHLNYSNKYKTIFAEYWPKYEEKYIDKSLEEKWEKMLEFREEVLKALEEKRKEKLFGNSLEAKVIVEFSEDSIKNYINLYDDDFIADLLIVSQFEIGKVEDGFEGKYGRIKVVRAEGEKCERCWKVDPNTGKSEEFPNVCPRCEDVLRNEKEV, from the coding sequence TTGGATTACAAAGATACTATAAATCTACCTAAAACCTCTTTTAAGATGAAAGCTAACTTAAAAGAAAAAGAACCTGAAATCTTAAAAAAATGGGAAGATTTAAAGATTGCTGAATATATTAGTGAAAACAGAATAGGTGCTCCAAAATATATTTTACACGATGGTCCTCCATATGCAAATGGGGATATACATATGGGAACTGCCTTAAATAAAATTTTGAAGGATATAGTTTTGAAGTATCAGACATTAAAAGGGTACGATGCTCCCTATGTTCCTGGTTGGGACACTCATGGCCTTCCTATTGAACATAGTGTAACCACTAAGTTTAGGGATAAAACAAAAAATATGAACAAAATAGAGATAAGAAAACTTTGTGAAGAGTATGCCTTAAATTTCGTTGACAAGCAAAGAGAAAGTTTTAAAAGGTTAGGAGTTATAGGTTTTTGGGATGACCCGTATTTAACTCTAAATCCAAATTATGAAGCTAAAGTTCTTGAAGTTTTAAAATCTTTAGTTGATTCTGATAACATATATAGGGGTAGAAAACCTATTTATTGGTGTACAGAATGCCAAACCGCTTTGGCCGAAGCGGAAGTTGAATACCATGATCACAAGTCAGATTCGATATATGTAAAATTTCCTTTGGTTGGGCATGACAGTACTTATGTAATAATCTGGACCACTACTCCTTGGACGTTACCTGCTAACGTTGCTATAGCTTTTCACCCGTCCTTTGAATATGTTAAAGTCGAAGTTAATAATGAATATTGGATATTGGCAAAAGAATTGGTAGAAAAAACCATGAATGAAGCTAAAATTGATAATTATAAAATTGTAAAAACCTTTAAAGGGCAAGACTTAGAAGGAATGAAGGCAAAACATCCTTTTATAGAAAGAGAAAGTGAGTTAGTGCTCGCAGACTACGTAACTTTAGAAGAAGGAACTGGTTGTGTTCATACGGCTCCTGGTCACGGTGCAGAAGATTATATAACTGGGAAAAAATACGATCTTCCAGTTCTTTCACCTGTTGATAGTAGAGGTTACTTTACCGATGAAGCAGGTAAATATGCTGGTCTAAAGATATGGCAAGCTAATGAAGTAATTATAAACGATTTGAAAGAAAGTGGTCATCTTATCTCTTCAGGAAAAATTACTCATACGTATCCTCATTGCTGGAGATGTAAAAATCCTGTCATTTTTAGAGCCACATATCAATGGTTTATAGATTTAGAAAAAAACAATTATAGAGAAAGAGTTCTTGAAGAAATAAAAAAGGTAAATTGGATTCCAAAATGGGGAGAAAATAGGATATCATCAATGGTTAAAGAAAGACCAGACTGGGTTATTTCTAGGCAACGGGCATGGGGTATACCTATTCCCGCAGTAAGATGTGATGATTGTGGAGAGGTGTTTTTAAACTCAAAAATCGTGGACCATGTTATTGATATTGTAAGAAAAGAAGGAACTAACGCATGGTTTGAAAAAGAGACCAAGGATCTTCTTCCTGAAGAGTTTAAGTGTCCTAATTGTGGAGGAACGAATCTAACGAAAGAAGAAGATATATTGGATGTTTGGATAGATTCAGGATCATCTTTTGAAGCTGTTGTAAATGCTAGAGAAAAGTTGAACAAATTTCCTGTTGATTTGTATTTGGAAGGTAGTGATCAACACAGAGGATGGTTCCAGAGTTCTATATTTTTGTCCGTCGCAAAACACAATAAAGCTCCTTATAATGCTGTTTTAACCCATGGGTTTATAAAAGATGAAGAAGGCAAAAAGATGTCGAAATCTTTAGGAAATGTGGTTAACCCACAACAAGTTATTGACAAATATGGGGCCGATATCTTAAGATTGTGGGTTGCTTCCGCAGATTATAGAATGGATATAAGAATTTCACACAATATTCTCCAACAGCAGGTTGAAACTTATAGAAAATTAAGAAATACCTTCAGATTTTTGCTTGGGAATATAAATGATTTCAATCCAGATGAAGATCGGGTAAGTTATGAAGATATGCTTGAAATCGATAAATGGGCGATGATGAAGTTACATAGTTTGATTAAGGCTGTTACACAAGCTTATAACAATTATGAATTTTACAAAGTTCATTATTTACTAAATAACTTTTGTACTATTGATATGAGTTCAATTTATCTAGATATAATAAAAGATAGACTCTATGTGGAAGGTAAAAAGTCATTTTTGAGAAGATCTGCCCAAACGGTACTATATGAAACATTGTTAAACTTAAATATTATGATTTCTCCAATTTTGTCTTTTACCTCAGAGGAAGTTTATGAACACTTAAATTATTCTAATAAATATAAAACTATATTTGCGGAATATTGGCCTAAATACGAAGAAAAATATATTGATAAGAGCTTGGAAGAAAAGTGGGAAAAGATGCTTGAATTTAGAGAAGAAGTTTTAAAAGCTCTTGAGGAAAAGAGAAAAGAAAAATTATTTGGAAATTCTCTAGAGGCAAAGGTTATTGTGGAATTTTCTGAAGATTCTATTAAGAACTATATTAACTTGTACGATGATGATTTCATAGCAGACCTATTAATAGTGTCTCAGTTCGAAATTGGAAAAGTAGAAGATGGTTTTGAAGGAAAATATGGTAGAATTAAAGTAGTAAGAGCTGAAGGTGAGAAATGCGAAAGATGTTGGAAAGTAGATCCAAATACTGGAAAAAGTGAAGAATTTCCAAATGTTTGTCCCAGATGTGAAGACGTTTTAAGAAATGAAAAAGAGGTGTAA
- a CDS encoding ATP-binding protein: MINKFLNMVYNEDDENILRSTFQELSLHLKEKFGKDNIVFIYQSSREVLKSLASTTTIGTKDGVKIYLRGNEKLKSKIFSQEIVPFNLNNNQTIYLYPFSSANSIMGAVGFLDCEIEKEYFDQEFHSYLILIDLILEKLKSKELESKVILMEQLTDIIEEITEENIIINNVIEILKESLHAECIAFWEYHGDYLELKYYRGIDDDLIKNAKIDLQNTLEGKAILGKNSFMVVGRENFENYDNPFNIDLKSSIYSLIQQNEELYGVLSVYNREEGYENRTYKNFDETDFHVFSDTAKRLAFSLHRIKLYKKLEDEVTKLTDLKKNYEQLIETQKEHLDMMNAIDKISQAVRTVYDKNLAIKIMLLGMTSGRGLKFNRALYLEKDKIRGFLVPKIWVGPDTEEEANEIWKEANMVALKYGSIVQYLKEEAGKLPTNNKLIQSLQNKVLAYKGHPILERVVEKKQVVHIVPQMLEIKWEDLEDIYDIVKTEEFLIFPVAGMTETKGVVIIDNKINKKTITNIEIEIVRLFKDNMGLALEMIENYQELKQKTQHLEEQKDLMDYYRRFKNNILQNLAVAILVVNRNGKIIEWNRQAEKLFSRPRENMLGTSIHEIKDIVGEEIIDKILDIYESRHHLKIKNYKVENSEKAKVFDVQLSPLRNEDLGVIEGVIIVFDDVTELYNLQKEMEKRERLAEMGEMTAKIAHEVRNPITIIGGFLNRISKISESKDIDNYTKIIEEELSRLEKIVNEILQYSRGSKLSEIEEVNIIELIRETLLLYEDFIQQKGVMVNTDWLKDEILIRLDKDKIKQVLMNLIKNAVESVNNNGKIFIKVGITEENNIFFEITNDGPQIPKEIQENLFLPFFTTKNKGTGLGLAICKKIIEEEHKGKIYLVKSDEEGTTFRFEIPNN, translated from the coding sequence ATGATTAACAAATTTTTAAATATGGTGTACAATGAAGATGATGAGAATATTTTAAGATCAACTTTTCAAGAATTATCTTTGCATTTAAAAGAAAAATTTGGAAAAGACAATATTGTTTTTATTTACCAATCAAGCAGAGAAGTACTAAAATCTCTTGCTTCTACTACTACTATTGGAACTAAGGATGGAGTAAAAATATATTTACGAGGGAATGAAAAATTAAAATCAAAAATTTTCTCTCAAGAGATAGTGCCTTTTAATTTAAATAATAACCAAACAATTTATTTATATCCCTTTTCCTCCGCAAATTCTATAATGGGGGCAGTGGGTTTTTTAGATTGTGAAATTGAAAAAGAATATTTCGATCAAGAGTTTCATAGTTATTTGATATTAATCGATCTAATATTAGAAAAATTAAAAAGTAAAGAGCTGGAAAGCAAAGTTATTTTAATGGAACAGTTGACAGATATTATTGAGGAAATAACAGAAGAAAATATTATTATTAACAACGTAATAGAAATACTAAAAGAATCATTACATGCTGAATGTATAGCTTTTTGGGAATATCATGGTGATTATTTAGAATTAAAGTATTATAGAGGAATTGATGATGACTTAATAAAAAATGCTAAAATTGATTTACAAAATACTCTTGAAGGAAAGGCTATACTGGGGAAGAATAGTTTCATGGTGGTTGGAAGAGAAAATTTTGAAAATTATGATAATCCATTTAATATTGATTTGAAATCCTCCATTTATTCTCTTATACAACAAAACGAAGAACTTTATGGTGTTTTAAGCGTATATAATAGAGAAGAAGGTTATGAAAATAGAACCTACAAAAATTTTGATGAAACTGACTTTCATGTATTTTCAGATACAGCTAAAAGGTTAGCGTTTTCTCTCCATAGAATTAAATTGTACAAAAAGTTAGAAGATGAGGTTACAAAATTAACTGATCTAAAGAAAAATTACGAGCAGTTAATTGAAACACAAAAAGAGCATTTAGATATGATGAATGCTATAGATAAGATATCTCAGGCTGTTAGGACTGTTTATGATAAAAATCTCGCTATTAAGATCATGCTTTTAGGCATGACTTCAGGAAGGGGTTTAAAATTTAATAGGGCGTTGTATTTAGAAAAAGATAAAATAAGAGGATTTTTAGTTCCGAAAATTTGGGTAGGGCCCGATACTGAAGAAGAAGCTAATGAAATATGGAAGGAAGCAAATATGGTAGCTTTAAAATATGGAAGTATTGTACAATATCTTAAAGAAGAAGCTGGTAAACTTCCTACGAATAATAAACTTATTCAAAGTTTACAAAATAAGGTTTTGGCATACAAAGGCCATCCAATTTTAGAAAGAGTGGTTGAAAAGAAGCAAGTAGTTCATATTGTTCCGCAAATGTTAGAAATAAAATGGGAAGATTTAGAAGATATTTATGATATAGTTAAAACTGAGGAGTTTCTTATTTTTCCTGTTGCTGGGATGACTGAAACAAAGGGAGTTGTGATAATAGATAATAAGATTAATAAAAAGACAATTACAAATATAGAAATCGAGATAGTAAGATTGTTCAAAGATAATATGGGACTAGCTTTGGAAATGATAGAAAACTACCAGGAATTGAAACAAAAAACTCAGCATTTAGAAGAGCAAAAAGATTTGATGGATTATTATAGAAGATTCAAAAATAATATATTACAAAATTTGGCTGTGGCTATATTAGTTGTAAATAGAAACGGTAAAATAATCGAGTGGAACAGACAAGCAGAAAAACTCTTTTCTAGGCCAAGAGAAAACATGCTTGGCACCTCTATTCACGAAATAAAAGATATTGTAGGAGAAGAAATTATAGATAAAATTTTAGATATTTATGAAAGCAGGCATCACTTAAAAATAAAGAATTACAAGGTAGAAAATTCCGAAAAGGCAAAAGTTTTTGATGTTCAATTATCTCCATTGCGAAATGAAGATTTAGGAGTAATTGAAGGAGTAATAATTGTTTTTGACGATGTAACAGAGTTATATAACCTTCAAAAAGAGATGGAAAAAAGAGAGAGACTCGCTGAAATGGGGGAAATGACTGCGAAGATTGCCCATGAAGTTAGAAATCCCATTACAATAATCGGAGGATTTTTAAATAGAATATCGAAAATAAGTGAAAGCAAAGATATTGATAATTATACTAAGATTATTGAAGAAGAGCTTTCTCGTTTGGAAAAGATCGTCAATGAGATTTTGCAGTATTCTAGGGGTTCAAAATTATCAGAAATCGAAGAGGTAAACATTATTGAACTCATTCGAGAGACACTGTTATTATATGAAGATTTTATACAGCAAAAGGGGGTTATGGTTAATACTGATTGGTTAAAAGATGAAATTTTAATCAGGTTAGATAAGGATAAGATAAAACAAGTTTTGATGAATTTGATAAAAAACGCCGTCGAATCGGTTAATAATAACGGGAAAATATTTATCAAAGTTGGAATTACTGAAGAGAACAATATCTTTTTTGAAATTACAAACGATGGCCCTCAAATACCTAAAGAAATTCAAGAAAATCTATTTTTGCCATTCTTTACTACAAAAAACAAAGGCACTGGTCTAGGTTTGGCAATTTGTAAAAAAATAATAGAAGAAGAACATAAAGGTAAGATTTATTTGGTAAAATCTGATGAAGAAGGCACTACCTTCAGATTTGAAATTCCCAATAATTGA
- a CDS encoding S-layer homology domain-containing protein — translation MKKVGVFLVLLVLSLPVFSQSFKDVPINHWAFEAVERLSSIGIIEGYPDGTFKGLENMNRYQLTVALSRTIDYVEQSMLGPLARDVANLQRTVSNLSVPQAGVSTEELREVQNRLNTLATNLSSVQTSVTRLDNSVRELQNSYELLGYTTTKIDELERKINSITVPAVSQSDINTLNSRVTNLESSLRSLSTNYQNLSVTVSNLQGNIANLESSSIDLQDNIIRANQEIERLSAATANLNSKLNSKVDLTDFAALENTTRDLSTVINNNSQSISDLTTGLEQIQTSVDKLSTEVQNVKTVAEEAGQGGGINFLDIIISVVISGAISFAIMNLL, via the coding sequence GTGAAAAAGGTTGGTGTTTTTTTAGTTTTATTAGTTTTATCTTTGCCGGTTTTTTCCCAGTCTTTTAAAGATGTTCCTATAAATCATTGGGCATTTGAGGCTGTTGAACGACTTTCTAGCATAGGCATAATTGAAGGGTACCCCGATGGTACTTTTAAAGGACTGGAAAATATGAATAGGTATCAACTCACAGTAGCCCTTTCCAGAACGATTGATTATGTTGAACAAAGTATGTTAGGACCATTAGCACGGGATGTAGCTAATTTACAAAGAACAGTAAGCAATTTATCTGTTCCTCAAGCGGGAGTTTCAACAGAAGAGTTGAGAGAGGTTCAAAATAGGTTGAATACTTTGGCAACGAACCTTTCAAGTGTGCAAACTTCTGTTACAAGATTAGACAATTCTGTTAGAGAGTTACAGAATTCCTATGAATTACTTGGTTATACAACCACAAAAATAGACGAACTTGAAAGGAAGATCAATAGTATTACTGTTCCTGCAGTCTCTCAAAGCGATATTAACACTTTAAACTCAAGAGTAACTAATTTGGAAAGTAGTTTGAGAAGTTTGAGCACCAATTATCAAAATCTATCAGTGACAGTTTCAAACTTGCAAGGAAATATAGCCAATCTTGAATCTTCAAGCATCGATTTGCAAGATAATATTATTAGGGCAAACCAAGAAATAGAAAGATTAAGTGCAGCAACAGCTAATTTAAATTCAAAGCTCAATTCTAAGGTTGATTTAACCGATTTCGCCGCATTAGAAAATACAACAAGAGATTTAAGTACAGTAATAAATAACAATTCTCAAAGTATTTCTGATTTAACTACTGGATTAGAACAGATACAGACTAGTGTTGATAAACTATCCACGGAAGTTCAGAATGTAAAAACCGTAGCAGAAGAAGCAGGTCAAGGGGGCGGAATAAACTTCCTAGATATAATAATTTCAGTAGTAATTTCTGGAGCTATTTCTTTTGCAATAATGAATCTTTTATAA
- the cmk gene encoding (d)CMP kinase, with protein MSEEDKIIRIAIDGPAGSGKSTIAQNLAEILQINYLNSGALYRIIGYYLDLKGINPKDLKSVERRLEEININIRNNQYFLNREDVTDLIKDSRIGDLASMYSQISLVRNKVNKIIKNISKDTSIVVDGRDIGTVVLPDSDIKIFLTASIEERAKRRWEEEKERNKNSSYQQILAEIKRRDSNDSNRSLAPLKPAKDAFIIDTTSLSIDQVLNKILNLLKEKKIYGD; from the coding sequence ATGAGTGAAGAAGATAAAATCATAAGAATAGCCATTGATGGTCCTGCTGGCTCAGGAAAATCAACGATAGCTCAAAATTTAGCAGAGATATTGCAGATAAATTATTTGAACAGTGGGGCCTTATATAGAATAATTGGTTATTACTTGGATCTGAAAGGAATAAACCCTAAAGATTTAAAAAGTGTTGAAAGAAGGCTCGAAGAAATTAACATCAATATAAGAAATAATCAATATTTTTTAAACAGAGAAGATGTTACAGATCTTATAAAAGATTCACGAATTGGTGATTTGGCTTCAATGTATTCTCAAATTAGTTTGGTAAGAAATAAAGTGAACAAAATAATTAAAAATATTTCTAAAGACACCAGTATCGTAGTAGATGGTAGAGATATTGGAACCGTTGTTTTACCAGATAGTGATATAAAAATTTTTCTTACAGCATCCATAGAAGAAAGAGCAAAAAGAAGATGGGAAGAAGAAAAAGAAAGGAATAAAAATAGCTCATACCAACAAATATTAGCAGAAATTAAAAGGCGAGATTCTAATGACTCTAATCGCTCGTTAGCCCCATTAAAACCTGCAAAAGATGCTTTTATTATTGATACAACTTCTCTTTCCATAGATCAAGTCCTCAATAAAATTTTAAATTTACTTAAGGAGAAAAAGATTTATGGAGATTAA
- the ispH gene encoding 4-hydroxy-3-methylbut-2-enyl diphosphate reductase has translation MEIKVAERKGFCSGVLNAYKVVNKILKNNGKVYIYGDLVHNQEVINELNEKGAITIRGIKEIPKNSSNETIIIRAHGIPQKEKELLEKSFLKVIDMTCPIVNNLVKYAREKQKEGYFVVAFGKPEHPEMIGLKGNVDENKLLITLQPQKIKQKKILIVSQTTMEEKKFKEFFVEIINKNEFFEVLIKKTICYETILRERETNELSRQCSVMFVIGGERSSNTKKLYHISKQNCDKTFFISSFEKLKEVDIHPSDKIGIVTGSSTPESELYNIIDYLTQKEELL, from the coding sequence ATGGAGATTAAAGTTGCTGAAAGAAAAGGATTTTGTAGTGGCGTTTTAAACGCATACAAAGTCGTAAATAAAATCCTTAAAAATAACGGTAAGGTTTACATATACGGTGATTTGGTACACAACCAAGAAGTGATCAATGAATTAAATGAAAAAGGAGCCATAACGATAAGAGGAATCAAAGAAATACCAAAAAATTCTAGTAATGAAACCATAATAATTAGGGCCCACGGTATTCCCCAAAAAGAAAAAGAATTGTTAGAAAAGAGTTTTTTGAAAGTTATAGACATGACTTGTCCAATAGTTAATAACTTAGTAAAATATGCCAGAGAAAAACAAAAAGAAGGGTATTTTGTAGTTGCATTTGGAAAACCTGAACATCCTGAGATGATTGGATTAAAGGGAAATGTGGATGAAAATAAATTATTAATTACTTTACAACCTCAAAAAATAAAGCAAAAAAAGATTTTGATTGTTTCTCAAACAACGATGGAAGAAAAAAAATTCAAAGAATTTTTTGTAGAAATTATTAATAAAAACGAATTTTTTGAAGTATTAATAAAGAAAACTATCTGTTATGAAACGATTTTAAGAGAAAGGGAAACAAATGAATTATCAAGACAATGCTCTGTGATGTTTGTTATAGGAGGAGAGAGAAGTTCGAATACTAAAAAGTTATATCATATTTCAAAACAAAATTGTGACAAAACTTTTTTCATTAGTTCTTTTGAAAAACTAAAAGAAGTAGATATACATCCATCTGATAAAATAGGGATTGTTACAGGTTCTTCGACTCCAGAATCAGAATTATACAATATTATAGATTACTTAACTCAAAAGGAGGAACTTTTATGA